In Musa acuminata AAA Group cultivar baxijiao chromosome BXJ2-3, Cavendish_Baxijiao_AAA, whole genome shotgun sequence, the following proteins share a genomic window:
- the LOC103976923 gene encoding BTB/POZ domain-containing protein At2g24240: MASRRGRIRFNVGGKIFETTATTLANAGRHSMLGALLDDSWNPRQPVEGEAADAEYFIDRNPACFAVLLDLLRTGELHVPPNMPEKLLNREALFYGLLDQVRAARWGPFDGNRLQLVDSVSGRAPGDGTAIRAGPDGGCCVAHGSMVHVYDWMLEEHRPISLDYQQVNDVGYIDAESIVISARERLGKGDGGMGVFSSSTGELRHRFRVSHDNQVKSFTAGALSLGSSDYKIFASCKGRCNEYGIGVWDQITGQQVDFFYEPPGCSLGDADKLQWLDGDKCLMVATLFPRTDNCFIGLLDFRDKSVNWSWSDAGTSVSLSLDEKRVLHAIAIEDSRSICVVNQYDDLGFIDLRSNAGGVRWSSRSKLTNRKAPNEESCYPKLATHNGQLFSSMNDGISVFCGPEWVLTSTLRRSYGGSICDFSIGGDRLFALHSEENVFDVWETPPSLTI, from the coding sequence ATGGCGAGTAGGAGAGGACGAATCCGGTTCAACGTGGGTGGGAAGATCTTCGAGACGACCGCCACCACCCTCGCCAACGCTGGTCGCCATTCGATGCTCGGTGCTCTCCTCGACGACTCCTGGAACCCCCGGCAGCCCGTTGAGGGGGAGGCCGCGGATGCCGAGTACTTCATCGACCGCAACCCGGCATGCTTCGCCGTGCTTCTCGACCTCCTCCGCACCGGCGAGCTCCACGTCCCGCCCAACATGCCGGAGAAGCTCCTCAACCGCGAGGCCCTCTTCTACGGCCTACTCGACCAAGTCCGCGCCGCCCGGTGGGGCCCGTTCGACGGTAACCGCCTCCAGCTGGTGGACTCCGTCTCTGGTCGCGCCCCCGGCGACGGCACGGCCATCCGCGCCGGCCCGGATGGCGGCTGCTGCGTCGCCCACGGCAGCATGGTCCACGTCTACGACTGGATGCTCGAGGAGCACCGTCCCATCAGCCTCGACTACCAGCAGGTCAACGACGTCGGCTACATCGACGCCGAGAGCATCGTGATCAGCGCCCGCGAGCGGCTGGGGAAGGGCGACGGCGGGATGGGCGTGTTCTCCTCGTCTACGGGGGAGCTGCGGCACCGGTTCAGGGTGTCCCACGACAACCAAGTCAAGAGCTTCACCGCTGGCGCTCTCAGCTTGGGTAGCTCGGACTACAAGATTTTTGCCAGTTGCAAGGGGAGGTGCAACGAGTACGGGATCGGAGTGTGGGATCAGATCACCGGGCAGCAGGTGGACTTCTTCTACGAGCCACCCGGTTGCTCTCTCGGCGACGCCGATAAGCTCCAATGGCTCGACGGCGACAAGTGCTTGATGGTGGCCACATTGTTCCCAAGAACAGACAACTGTTTCATCGGCCTGTTGGACTTCAGAGACAAGAGCGTGAACTGGTCCTGGTCTGATGCAGGGACCTCTGTTTCCTTGTCGCTCGACGAGAAACGAGTCCTCCACGCAATCGCCATAGAAGATAGCCGATCGATCTGCGTGGTCAACCAGTACGACGACTTGGGGTTCATTGATCTGAGGAGCAATGCAGGGGGTGTGCGATGGAGCTCAAGAAGCAAACTCACGAACAGGAAGGCTCCTAACGAAGAGAGCTGTTACCCGAAGCTCGCGACGCACAACGGGCAGCTCTTCTCGTCAATGAACGACGGCATCTCGGTGTTCTGCGGCCCGGAGTGGGTGCTGACCTCGACACTGAGGAGGAGCTACGGTGGTTCTATCTGCGATTTCTCGATCGGAGGCGATCGATTGTTTGCACTACACAGCGAGGAGAATGTGTTCGACGTTTGGGAGACACCACCCTCTCTCACCATTTAA